The sequence below is a genomic window from Lysobacter capsici.
AGCGCCTGCAGTCCGCCGGAGGGACCTGGACAGCGGTCTTCCATGCCGTAGTCGACGGGGCGGTCCGGGAAGTCGTCGGCCATTACCGAGCGACCGAACTGCAACTGCTGCAGTTTGATCATTTGGCGTTCGATATGGTTCTTGGTCTCTATCCAGCGCTTTCCCTGTTCGATGAACTGGGCACGATCTTCAAGGATTTTCTGAAAGTGCTGCGCTATCGCGGCCGGGTCTATGACGGGCAGCCCGGCGCAAGCCCGGGTGGCGGCAAACATCCCGATCATTGCGAGCGTCAAGGGCGCCATGCTCCGGATGTGGCGCGCTCCCCTGATCTTGTGATTGGGTTGCCGATCGACGCCACATGCGGCGCGTTGTCGCTGGACATTCATGCTGTTCCCCTCGGTAGTAAACCCGCGGTCCTGCGGGTTCGTGCGTGCGAGTGTGGCTTCCTGCTTTGCTCAATAGAAACCAGATGGAATCAGCGAAATCAACACCGTATTGATTTTTTTCGATAATTGGTGGGTGTTGTAGACAAACCCTCACAAGTGAATGCAATTAATGTGTGTTGAATGCGTATTCAGTACACGTGTCGCGTTTTTGTCGAAGGTGAGTGCGCGGTGAAATGTTGAATTTTCGTCGAGATTGGAAACCGAGAGTTGCGATCGAATCGCGCGTTTTTCTTTCAATGGCGAGCGTGCATCGGCTCGTAGTAACGATGAGGCGAACTCATGAACAGGACGCGCCCGCGTGCGTGGCGCTGCGCCCGATGATCGAGCGCGACAGTGACGCCGAGGTGCATGGCGAGGCGAGCGGCGCGAACATGGCGCTGCGGATCATTGTGTTGTCGACGCGGACATCGCGATCATCGATTTCGACCCGGGCACGAGCACTGAGCCGACGCGCAGGTGGCTCGAGGTCGATCCGGCCTTTCGTGTCCTGATCGTCTCGATGCGCCGGCGCCGGTCGGGTCGCGGATGCTGCTGGCGGCGGTTGCGGCGGTTGCGGCGGTTTCGTGTCGACGGCGTCGCCGTCGGGGCGGGGGTTGGAGGAGGTCGTCGAGCTGGGACGCGTCGCCCGTCAGGGCGCCCGTCCATACAGTGGAACCGGCGCCACCGCCCCGGTTTAATTGGGCGAGTTGGCGGCGTATTCTCACCGTGGGTTCTCGGCGCCGGTCCGCCCGTGAAAATGAATGAGTCAGCTGCAAGCTGGGCAGCGGACGACCCGGGCGCGAAGTTGCGCTTGACCGGCCTGGCGCGAATCGGATTAATGCTCGACATCACAAGGAAGGTTGGCCGGCATGATTCATGTGTTCATGGTCGATGATCATTCGCTCGCGCGCATGGCGCTGCGCCTGATGATCGAAGGCGATGGCGACGTCAAGGTGATCGGCGAGGCGAGCGACGTCGACATGGCGTTGCGGATGATTCCGTTCTCGGCGCCGGACGTGGTCGTCAGCGATTTCGATCTGGGCAGCAGCGATGGATTGACGGTCACGCGCAAGTTGCTGGATATCGATCCGACCTTCCGCGTCCTGGTGGTGTCGATGCGCGAGCGCGGGCCGGTGTCGCGGATGTTGCTGGCGGCCGGCGCGCTGGGTTTCGTGTCGAAGTCGTCGCCGCCGGGCCGGGTGCTGGAGGCGGTGCGCGAGGTGGCGCGGGGGCGGCGCTATCTGGACGAAGCGGTGCCGGGGTCGACGAGCCTGGTAGCGCGCTCGCCGTTCGATCGCCTGAGCGCGCGCGAGCTGATGGTGATCCACATGCGCCTGCGCGGCACCGATGTGCGCGGCATCGCCAAGGTGTTGAAAATGCCCAGGTCGATGGTGAGTGCGATGCGGGCGAGAGCGATGGAGAAACTCGATGCGCGCAGCCACATCGGACTGACGCGGCTGGCGCGGGAGCATGGGTTCGTCTGAGGCCCGGGTTGCCGCGCTCGGTCGTCGAGATGCGGTGCTTCGGTCGTCCGGGGCTCAGTCCGCCGCCTGAAAGAAACCTCGCCGCGGCCGCGGCGCTTTTCGATCCAGTCCGACGAGCGCGCAGCGATCCGCCGCGCGCCTACTTGACCCGATGCTTGCCGAGCTTGCGCGCCAGGGTGCGCCGGTGCATGCCGAGCCGGCGCGCGGTCTCGGAGATGTTGAAGTCGGTGGCGGCCAGCATCTCGTGGATGCGTTCCCATTCCAGGGTCTTGATCGAGGTCTGGCGCTCGGTCAGTTCGACCGTGGCGTCGCCGGCGGCGCGGCCGAACGCGGCTTCGATGTCGTCGGTGTTGGACGGCTTGGCCAGGTAATGGCAGGCGCCGAGCTTGATCGCCTCGACCGCGGTGGCGATGCTGGCGTAACCGGTCAGCACCACGATCAGCATGTCCGGATCGTGTTCGTGCAGCGCCTGCACGCAGGCCAGGCCGGAGTCGCCGCCGGCCAGTTTCAGGTCGACCACCGCGTAGCCGGGGCTGTGGGTTTCCAGCAGCTTCTCCACGTCGGCCAGATGGCTGGCGTTGTGCACGAGGTAGCCGCGGCGTTCGAACGAGCGGGTCAGGGTGCGCGCGAACGCGGCGTCGTCCTCGACGATCAGCAGGCGGCGCGCGTCGTCGCCGTCGAGCGCGTCGTCGTCGAGGGGCGGGTCGGTGTCGTGCTCATTC
It includes:
- a CDS encoding response regulator, whose protein sequence is MIHVFMVDDHSLARMALRLMIEGDGDVKVIGEASDVDMALRMIPFSAPDVVVSDFDLGSSDGLTVTRKLLDIDPTFRVLVVSMRERGPVSRMLLAAGALGFVSKSSPPGRVLEAVREVARGRRYLDEAVPGSTSLVARSPFDRLSARELMVIHMRLRGTDVRGIAKVLKMPRSMVSAMRARAMEKLDARSHIGLTRLAREHGFV
- a CDS encoding response regulator transcription factor: MNEHDTDPPLDDDALDGDDARRLLIVEDDAAFARTLTRSFERRGYLVHNASHLADVEKLLETHSPGYAVVDLKLAGGDSGLACVQALHEHDPDMLIVVLTGYASIATAVEAIKLGACHYLAKPSNTDDIEAAFGRAAGDATVELTERQTSIKTLEWERIHEMLAATDFNISETARRLGMHRRTLARKLGKHRVK